One segment of Phragmites australis chromosome 13, lpPhrAust1.1, whole genome shotgun sequence DNA contains the following:
- the LOC133888937 gene encoding uncharacterized protein LOC133888937 — protein sequence MASGGGKAKAAMGMGTVEALKDQAGMCHWNYAFRSAQQRVRGAAAGNGSSCGRSDAHALPSAARRKAKQQEEELRTVMYLSNWGPNN from the coding sequence atggcgagcggcggcgggaaGGCGAAGGCGGCGATGGGCATGGGCACGGTGGAGGCGCTCAAGGACCAGGCCGGCATGTGCCACTGGAACTACGCGTTCAGGTCCGCCCAGCAGCGCGTCCGAGGCGCGGCCGCGGGGAACGGCTCCAGCTGCGGTAGGAGTGACGCGCATGCGCTGCCTTCCGCCGCGAGGAGGAAGGcgaagcagcaggaggaggagctccggACAGTCATGTACCTCAGCAACTGGGGGCCCAACAACTAG